One genomic region from Methanonatronarchaeum thermophilum encodes:
- a CDS encoding DUF116 domain-containing protein, with translation MKDKIKRLIGRMYTSGAHTNAHELTSKVLGQLNLNEEWSQYVDIEVRNMMDREAFKKTPIHKRALFLPHCLRKAGECKGEYGDRGLKCKKCGKCNIADIIEYAEKLGYQIYVVPGGSLVFKVLKNGDVDAVVGVACYDELDQAIKKANQAGLPSQGILLSEDGCVNTKVNKMEVARKLQL, from the coding sequence TTGAAAGACAAAATAAAAAGACTGATAGGACGTATGTACACCTCTGGTGCACATACAAACGCCCATGAACTAACCTCCAAAGTACTAGGCCAACTTAACTTAAATGAAGAGTGGTCACAGTACGTCGATATAGAAGTTCGAAACATGATGGATCGGGAAGCATTCAAAAAAACCCCGATACATAAAAGAGCTTTATTCCTACCCCACTGTCTACGGAAAGCAGGGGAATGCAAAGGAGAGTACGGCGACCGTGGATTAAAATGCAAAAAATGCGGTAAATGCAATATCGCGGACATCATAGAATACGCAGAAAAACTAGGATACCAAATATACGTAGTTCCAGGAGGAAGCTTAGTATTCAAAGTACTAAAAAACGGCGACGTAGACGCAGTAGTAGGCGTTGCATGCTACGACGAACTAGACCAAGCAATAAAAAAAGCAAACCAAGCAGGATTACCCAGCCAAGGCATCCTACTAAGCGAAGACGGATGCGTCAACACCAAAGTAAACAAAATGGAAGTAGCACG